From Camelus dromedarius isolate mCamDro1 chromosome 23, mCamDro1.pat, whole genome shotgun sequence, a single genomic window includes:
- the MRPL9 gene encoding large ribosomal subunit protein bL9m — MAAAAWAAPGRAVLRTGAERLLRGGVRELLRPRREGGVPGPERDFSLSHNRGTVIVERWWKVPLAGEGRKPRLHRRHRVYKLVEDTKHRPKDNLELILTQSVEELGVRGDLVSVKKYVGRNRLLPQGLAVYASPENKKLFEEEKLLRQEGRLEKIQTKAGEATVKFLRSCHLEVGMKNNVKWELNPEIVARHFLKNLGVVVAPHALKLPEEPITQRGEYWCEVTVNGLDTVRVPMSVVNFERPKTKRYKYWLAQQAARGMAPTSSQTI; from the exons ATGGCGGCGGCCGCGTGGGCCGCCCCGGGCCGGGCTGTGCTGCGGACCGGCGCTGAGCGGCTGCTGCGGGGAGGAGTTCGGGAGCTCCTCCGCCCGCGACGTGAAGGGGGCGTCCCCGGCCCGGAGCGCGACTTCAGCCTCTCTCACAATCGG GGCACGGTCATTGTGGAGCGCTGGTGGAAGGTTCCGCTAGCGGGAGAGGGCCGGAAGCCACGCCTGCACCGGCGGCATCGCGTCTACAAGCTGGTGGAGGACACGAAACACCGGCCCAAAGACAACCTGGAGCTCATCCTCACGCAGTCGGTGGAGG AACTTGGAGTCCGAGGTGACCTGGTCTCAGTGAAGAAATATGTGGGCCGTAATCGACTACTTCCTCAAGGACTGGCTGTATATGCATCTCCTGAAAATAAGAAGCTATTTGAGGAGGAGAAATTG CTGAGGCAAGAAGGAAGATTAGAGAAGATCCAGACCAAGGCAGGTGAGGCG ACAGTGAAATTTCTGAGAAGTTGTCACCTGGAGGTGGGGATGAAGAACAATGTCAAATGGGAGCTAAACCCTGAAATAGTTGCTCGCCACTTCCTCAAAAAT CTTGGTGTTGTGGTCGCCCCACATGCACTGAAGTTACCAGAAGAGCCCATCACACAGCGGGGCGagtactggtgtgaggtgacg GTAAATGGACTTGACACCGTGCGGGTACCTATGTCTGTGGTGAACTTTGAGAGGCCCAAGACCAAAAGATACAAGTACTGGTTAGCCCAGCAAGCTGCCAGGGGAATGGCCCCCACCAGTTCCCAGACGATCTGA
- the OAZ3 gene encoding LOW QUALITY PROTEIN: ornithine decarboxylase antizyme 3 (The sequence of the model RefSeq protein was modified relative to this genomic sequence to represent the inferred CDS: deleted 1 base in 1 codon), with amino-acid sequence MFSGAKRDPEGPRRRQQGRPPPAARGAPEPKLPCYRSRPSVYSLSYIKRGKTRNYLYPIWSPYAYYLYCYKYQITLREKMLPCYKSITYKEQEDLTLRPRCCLQCSESLVGPQVGRSTKQADHDQLKELYSAGNLTVLTTDPLLHQDPVQLDFHFRLTPQTSAHWHGLLCDHRLFLDIPYRALDQGNRESLTATLEYVEEKTNVDSVFVNFQNNRNDRGALLRAFSYLGFEIVRPGHPALPPWDNVIFMVYPLERDLGHPPSEPP; translated from the exons ATGTTCTCGGGCGCGAAGAGAGACCCAGAAGGGCCCCGGCGCCGGCAGCAGGGAAGGCCCCCGCCGGCTGCCCGCGGCGCGCCTGAGCCG AAACTGCCTTGTTACAGGTCACGCCCCTCTGTCTACTCCCTTTCTTATATCAAGAGGGGAAAAACACGGAACTACCTCTACCCGATCTGGTCACCATACGCCTATTACCTTTACTGTTACAAATACCAGATCACCCTCCGGGAAAAGATGCTGCCTTGTTATAAAAG CATCACTTATAAGGAACAGGAGGACCTAACACTCCGGCCCCGTTGCTGCCTTCAGTGCTCC GAGTCCCTAGTAGGCCCTCAGGTGGGCAGAAGCACCAAGCAGGCAGATCACGACCAGCTTAAAGAACTCTATTCG GCTGGGAACCTGACGGTGCTGACTACTGACCCCCTGCTTCACCAGGACCCAGTGCAACTAGACTTCCACTTCCGCCTCACCCCCCAGACCTCTGCCCACTGGCACGGCCTTCTTTGTGACCACAGGCTTTTCCTGGATATCCCATATCGGGCCTTGGATCAAGGCAACCGGGAAAG TTTGACTGCAACACTGGAGTACGTGGAGGAGAAGACCAATGTGGACTCCGTGTTTGTAAACTTCCAAAACAACCGGAATGACAGAG GTGCCCTGCTACGGGCCTTCAGCTACTTGGGCTTTGAGATAGTCAGACCAGGtcacccagcccttcctccctgggACAATGTCATCTTTATGGTGTATCCCCTGGAAAGGGACCTTGGCCACCCGCCCAGTGAGCCCCCCTGA